The sequence GGAGGTATGTATATTGattttgtaatatttatataaaatataaaatgtatGGTGAGCGTGGTTTTTTTTTTCCCGGACTTTCTGCTGTTTCATAGAATCAGGTACTCTTTTTAACGGCAGTGCACATTACCTTTCAAGTTTAAAGATACCCACATTTTAGGCAATTCAATACCAATTGTATACCATCTTTGATTTTTTTAAATAAACATGGTAAGCTATGTTTGAAAATGGAAAGGGTATGATTGTTCACTATCTTTGGTTTCTAGAAGCAGATAATCTTTAGGATCTGATTGTTTTAAATTTTAATGCAAGTGCTTGAAGTTTAAACATTGTTTGATGTATTTGTTTATTTTTTGGTTTCGAAAGTAAAGGTCTAATGTGGATCAGTCGATGTCATGTGCTAATTTAAATTCATTGTTCATGACTTTTAGTGTTTTGGATCTGATGGGATATTATTGGTTCTAGTAAACATAAATATTCGTTTGAACATATCTGAATGTTTTTAATCATTTAACAAATAATGTACACATATGTACATAGaaagtattttttattattttgttcatGGTTGTATGCAATGTTAAGTTACAAAGATCGATTACCCTTTATTCATGAGGTCGTTAGGTATCTATATGGTCTATCATAATTCGTAAGTCTATTAGTAAGACTGCCAGAACTAAAACTGTATTATATCTTAATGCAGAAGGGAATAATGTTGCATGACATTGAATGTCTCCAACATGTAATAATTCCAACGAAAGATCTCGACGCAAACGGAATGGTCCCCACACGTTCAGTTGTCACAAACCTTCTAAAACAGTTATCAATGTACAAAGCCATAGAAGAGTTTGGTTATTTTCTTGGAGTAACCAAATTAAAAACCATTGATAATGGAAGAAAACTTGATTCCACAAAATACATTGATTTTTTGGTAGCCTTTAACTGTCGCACTCTTTTACCCGTGGAGGGTGAAGTCATGATCGGCGTTGTGCACACGATAAGCAGATTTGGGGTATTCCTGAAATCAGGACCAATGAACATTGTCTATTTAGCGCCTCGTAAGATGCCAAATTACTACTTTGTTGATGAGGGAAAACCGTTGTTTATGAGCAATGATTTGTCAAGGATTGAGAAGGGTGTACTGATTCGGTTTGTAGTTTTTGCAACTAAATGGATCCAGAGGACTCGCGACGTTAGGGTATTGGCTAGTATTGATGGTGAGTCACTCGGGCCAGTTGCTACAGCCGGTTTGGATGGGTTTGAATTATAGTTTCTTTCCAATTGTAAAGTCAAGTTGGTTCAGTAGGTGATAGTTGTATAAAATGCTCATCTTGTGGGTCAATGCAGGAAGTGATAATACCTGTAGTTTGTATACTGTTGTAAAGTTTACATCAAAAGTCAAAATCAAACTAATGGTCAAAGTCAACTTCTATATGGTTTTTGAAAATTGAGTTATTGCAATCCCATTAGTTTAGTTGGAGGATGCAGATACTATTCTAAACGaagatatatatttacatacatgcATGATTTATTTATGAATGTTCAAATTGATAATATATGCGTTGTGTTTGTAAGTTAACCAAGGAGGTGAATAGTTGACTTGTTAGTTTTTTTAGCACTTCAAAAAAGATTTTTTTCTTGTGTGTGTTAAGAATTTGAATTTCTGTAGGGGATGATACAAGTAAGAGATAAGATAGTAGGCCACAGGGAATGATACAAGTGATAAGAGAGTAAGGAAAAGAAATACAAATGCCAAGATTTATTTACAGTGGTTGGGGAAGACATTAATTTAATTTTCTTTAGTCTATTTTTCAattcatcaattgagagtcactaAGGCCATGTTTGATTAGGACTTAGCTTAGTAGTATAAAACTTAAATGCTTAATATGGGAAGTTATTGACaaatgtttctttttttttttttttttttttttttttacttgggtATCCAACATTTTTTTAACTGACCAATCTCAGGGCGACTACCCGTTTTGAAAAACTTTGTGGGTGCAAGGAATCGAATCCTTGACCTCCACATTGGAAGGTcagggtgtgatgacccggaaatttctgaccaaatttaaacttaatctttgtatgattaacatttccgacacgataagcaaagtctgtaaaactgaatctcaaaatttttgaactacttttatatatttaaatacccttcggttgttttcgacgattcgcgaacaattatatgtaaatagatacatatatactataacttgaaaatgtaacgatgtattaattgtttgataccgtacattaaacttattgatttaaatatctatttgaatatatatgataagttgaaatatttattattaaaattaattataaataacttccaatatgtatttaaaaaactgatttatgtatattaaaaagatatatacatatatataatttcaagttatttagtaaacgatagtaacattcgtttattgattcgattgatattcagataagttaactaaagtgtttaagatgaaccagtaaaacactaatttgctacagtattttcaaattgctacagtacccaaaatgctacagtgtttttgaaaatcactacttgctacagtgaattgctacagtaaaaattgtctttgctacagtaacactattttaaaatgtattttaacaaatagcgagacgatgatttatagaagtaaatgaccaaaatactcaaatgtataagttatattttgagtgatataatttagggataatttaaggctatattttgactaaggtacgtgtcccaaaatgtaatgtactagttttctcagcgtacgaaagggcgttcgaaaaactgaaaccgggacataagtcgagtgacaacgtacgacttatcggaacaaaaattacaagtcaactatgcatgtgaatttaatataatatataattaattatataaattaaatatattatatatattatattaaattatgtcgacgagctaaattacaaaaatatgtgagctggaaaaacgggccatgcgatcgcatggcaaatggccttcagaaccatgcgatcgcatggggtctgaattcaggccacacctataaaagctcgagcatatcTGTTTCCGATTCATTCCATTACTccgtattttttattattattattattattattattattattattattattattattattattattattattaagaatattaataatattaaatcttattattattaatattatttttattattagtattacacataaaatactacgacgaggttttgctcgaataaattcaaaacaagttttatgagcgggataaagctaaggaaattatgggttattgtcaaggaggttatgggtaatgttcgggggtatatttgtgaatcaaatctagtgtttatcatctccgttacgtctacgtaccttcctacaatattaaatcacaatattgatatgtaagcatttatatcttatctattatatattaatagtgtatccatgtctagtgctcgaatatatatttatacatacttgtatactaaatttcgtcgttaaacagtttataatgaatcacgaattaaatacatatattactggtaaaaggtatatgatatacatgttttcagaaagctggcgaaaaatcaataacttttcatttagatatcgaataaattcgatgaacgggttaaaagatatgatcaactgaattatgattgacgttaattgaaattgcttttgaatctgcaattaagatttaaacaacttgtttacgagattgataaattggatttttgaatattaccaaccgagtaaatgaatccttatattaggtacgtctcgttttgttaaacaactgtcaaaattgactttttgaaacgactttggataacttttgtatgtcgatctcgagcattaggattgtgatacactatgacctgacctagcttgatagacatttattgaccaacatatgttctctaggttgagatctacgattatttggtaatccgagtttcgatcacattttggtgaacgactttatatgctgctaaggtgagtttcataagatcccttttactctctacatttttgggctgagaatacatgcaaatgctttattaaccgatatacaatatttatatgcgtgagtttcataagatcccttttactctctacatttttgggctgagaatacatgcactttattttaaacgcaatggatacaagtacatacttaattctacactgagtttgaaccaaaaatctcttagctttggtaactagtaactgccagttataagaactggtgggcgcgagtagttgtatatggatccatagggcttgatatccccgtccgagctagagcactagccttttaacggacgtatgctatttgagaagcgtacacgttggtttgcgtgtattattaagatgattatacaaagggtataaaatatatatatacgttaagtttagttaccagggtgctcaatttcgtagaatattttgataaacgtttctggattgaacaactgaaatcttgtgatccacctttatatacagattatgcgcaacattaaaactatgaactcaccaacctttgtgttgacacttttaagcatgtttattctcaggtttctagaagtcttccgctgtttgcttatatgtgatacaagctatgtgcatggagtcatacatgctttattcaagaaaactttgcattcacaaaattatcaccgtgtatcttattttgacttcattgtcaacggatgtattatggtaaactattatttatggtgattgtctatatgtagaaatcatcaaacgttgaaaaccttagaaattgatattcatttattgtgtaccttttgaaaagaatgcaatgtttacaaaccggatcatatagaggtcaaatacctcgcaatgaaatcaatgaatgacgtgttcgtccatatggatttggagcgatcgtcacacagggTCTTACCATGCCACCACTAAGTCGCACTTTAATGATAAAAAATTCAAATAAGTGTGAATTTTCATTTAGGACCTGACTTTTTAGTAACTGCTATGGATAACCGTCCATGTACATGGTTAATTTGGTAAATTTGATTGTTCAGACGGTTATTCGGCACATAAAACAAACACTAGTTATTTATTCGCCACTTATTCTTTATAGACGTCTTATTTAAATTCAGACAACAGAACTTAATAAGGATGTTTCAAGATGTTTACTTAGCGAGGTTAATCCGAGGTCAAAAAAGAAGGCGATCGAGGCTTCTACATCGGGTTCTTATAATCTTAAAGATAACATCGACGACTTGGATTATGGGGACGTAATTCAGAACTTGTTTATGGGCCCTCAAGGTGGAAGAGATGGTGGCTCATTGGAAATTGGGTGTGGAAACATGTCCGCAGAGACTTTCACGGCATTCGACGATATGATGACACAGTTGGCCGGGGAGAGCGCACCGGGTCATGAGTCTGCTAACGTGTTATCTTACAAGATTGAGAATCGGTCCGGAAAAAACTCTTTGAAAGAGACGGTAAATGGAAAATTGAAAAGGGCGGGTCCTCGAGGTTGATTGTTATGGTCCGTCGCGTTTTCTTCGGTTGGTTTCGTTCCTTGTATTTTCGTTTATTTTCAGTTTTTTTTTCGTTAATATGTTCGTAAAAAAAAATTGGGATGTTAGGGAGGCTCGCTTATAGATGTTTTATTGTTTAGTTTGTTGTTTTTTAGGCGCGAGCCTATCCGTTTTCCCCCAGTCATTTGTATTCTCTGTTGATGGCGTTTTCTTTTGGAAAACGCTCTCGTTTCTATATGAGTTTCGTTTTTtagccacaaaaaaaaaaaaaaaaaaaacttaataagaaaaaaaaaacaaacgggGCGTAAGAATTCTTAAAACCGTTTGAGAGGCGATTGCACCAAAATTACTTCCACAACGACTTATCTTTCTTTCTAACCTTTGAAAGATAAATTAATCTTGACCAACAACATTATCTTCTTTGTTCTTCACAAAAGAACATTATCACTCTCAAGATCCTTTATGAGTTTGGGTGTATTTGATAgaggagcttatgagagcttatgaaAACTTATAGGAGATTGAGCTTATaattttaataagcttcaagtaataagctttgtttggtagacataaaaagtagagcttatgaaaatcataagctctagaaaaataagctacttctagtagcttatgaaaaaaagtagagcttatgaactacaAAATAagttccagctagtttaccaaacacttataaaaaataataagctccagcttccAACTTTAAAAATaaactccagctccagctctagggtgtgtttggacgaaagtagctggagcCGGAGCTTAtagttggagctggagcttatgagcagGAGCTTGAGCAGGAGcttgagctggagcttatttttgaagctgatAGCTGGAGTTtattgttttttataaatgtttggtaaactagctagagcttatttttcagttcataagctctactttttttcataagctacaagtagcttattttttcagagcttatgattttcataagctctactttttttgtctatcatacgaagcttatgacttggagcttattaaaatcaagctccaataagcttccataagctccaataagctacgcGTCAAACAGACCCCTagtccataagctccagctccagctagttttaTCCAAACACACCCTTTCAGAGTAATTTACAAAGTAAACAACAATGAATATGTAGAAGTTTagtgtttataaattttaaataataGAATCTCTCTTGAAATCAAACAAATAATAAATGTTTATCATTGTGTTGTTGGTCCTATGGTAATGACCCATACCTCTTTGTTAGATGTTAGGAGTTCGATTTTCTGAGGCGGCAATAGTGCACACAATGATATCCCGATGATCTTGAAATCCACCCAAGGTTGCCTTTCGCCCATTGCGTTGCGGGGGCAACATGGGAGGGGTTTTTACCGGCAATGCTCTCGGATTAGTCCGGGTTTCCTGTAGGGCATcggttgggggcgggttatgcaattgCCGGAGATGATCGTGTGAGTGGTTTAGTCCCCTGTGTGATCCCAAACtgctgttaaaataataataataataataaatgcttgAAAGCTACCACCGAGGTGCTTGTTTGAGTGGTACCAAGGGAGTTTGAACCTCGAGGTCTTCCTGCGGGTGACCCAGGTTCGAATCCCGCCAGGGTTTTACCTTCCCTCGAAATATTCATGAATGGGGTTTCCTGCTCGGTATTGCTTGAGTTGATGAGTTTCCTCTCGAACGTGCTTTTCGTGGATATGATCGGGTGGGTGTTGTATTCAAGTATGGTGTTTCCAGCTTGGTACATAGGCATTTAAAAAATAAATGTTTGAAAGCTTTAAATGATTGCTTCAATTTATCTAAGAGTTCGAATAAGAGAGGCGATCTCCATATAAGAGTTTGAATAAGAGAGGTGATCTTCATATAAGGCTAAGTGTTGTATTAAATAGCGAAGTTAAAATATCTTTGCAAGGCTGTCGCTAACCAACGACTCAACTACATAGTTGACTACAACACAACTGAACTAAAAAATAAATTTGTTGCGATTCATCTTTACGCAATCTTTTTTACTTGTTTACACTTAACATGATATGCAAAAAGGAACTAGAACAAAAGGTGTGTTTGAGTTCCTTATTATGTTTGAATTAGGATTGATCCAAGCATAGTGAATTCGGTTAAAATTAAAATTGAATTCAAgtgataatatattaaattatttaatttaacTAGAAAAATACCGGCCATCGCGATGTGACGGGGCCTTTCGGGTTGcaaattcatatttaacgtagcgttatgtatttacagagttTAAAACACGTTGCCACGAGTATGTTTGAAAACGAGTGGTTAGTACCTAATATACCTGATGTACTGCGCGTTTTTTATGGCATAAAAATCGCGTAAAAAGGGAACAGAACCATCGGTATGATGCGATTAGTTTGGGTTGTTTattgtacgtgtatgtatatgtatgagagATAGACGGAAAGATTTAACGTTTTTTAAGAAATGTCCGTTTCGCGTGTAGTTAGTTGAGATGTGTTCATATTATTTCGATTTGAACGgtgatgtcggaaaaatttaactcgtcacgaacgagaagatatgacctgttaaAAATTTGGGTGAAGTTTGTTCAAGGTTTTTTAATTAAAATACTAGATTTACGTTGACCCCGAGGGGTTAAACTGTATTTTGAATAAAGTTCGAGGGCCGAAATTGTTTTTTTTGGTAAACTGATTTAACGGGGGTCATTTAGTATATACTACGTAGTTAAATATAAATACATCACAAAATGATTTTGATACTAAAAGTCTAATTTTGATTACTTTGGTTaagttatgaatttttttttttttttttttttaaattgaaacCGAAGAGAATTCAGTTGGTTTTCAACTGAGTTTCGAGGAAATTTGACTTTAGTTTTAGTTCAATTTTCAATTTTACTCTGAATGACTTTAAAATCGAAGAAATCGCACCGAATAAACATGTGAACATCCCTCATGTTTATAGGGAGTTTTTTCATTTTCATATGAATTTTTTTAATCTCCCTATTGAAAACTAAATGTTTATTAAATCACCAccctgtataaaaataaaaatcaaagcATTAACACAcatatctctatctctatctctatctctatctctattctCTATTACTTATACCGAATACTATCTTAAAATAGACTAACATAAATAAATTTGTAGAAAtcaaacaaaaaataaataaaaataaaaatatatatatataaatcaatataatctatagttaatattaaaaaccCACGCATGTCCGTGACGCTACCTACTGCTGTACTAAACCATCCCTGCTATTACAAGCAGTTCGTAAACCCCAAATTCAGTAGCCGATTCTCCAAATTCAGTGGCTGATTAAAGAAAAAGGCACACCTACACAACACCCTACTTAATTACGGAGTATCAATTTCTTGTCCGGTttgttttttattttcatttttgtcAAATATGTGCTTCAATTGTACTCTGTATTGTATTTGTATACTTGTAAAATTAGGGCAATTATGGTAATTTTTACTTTTCGTATAGAATATATCTTTGCATGTGTGTTTTATGTATCATTTTAATAAGTCTGTGTTTAATTACTACTccgattataagtttgtatattagtgAGATTACTAGGGTTTCAGGACTGGTTTTGTATAACGCGTTAGTATACTGTATAAACTATAATGTACTTAAGTTACTGTTGTCTATAGAGTCATATCATTTTTCTAATTTTGTGTGCTTCATAGTCATctgaattagggtttattaatgttATTTGGGACATATCCTATGTTATTTGTTGGATGATGATTATTTGATTTACAATACCACAAGGGTTAAGTTATCAGCTGAAGTTCTAGTATATGCTGATTGAGTTTGGAACATCTTACATGAGAAATGATGTTGATTATATAAAAGCTGTTTTGATGATTAGATATGATTCTTGAGGTTGTAAAGAAAAGATAGATTGATTAAATGCATACATCTTTGTTTGAAAATAGCTAGAATCTGTTTACATGATCACTATTTTTGTGTATATATGCTGCTTTCAATGATTAAAGTAATAGCATGATGTTTGTTTCGTTATTTAACGACAAAAATCCAGTAAGTTCCTAATACTGGTTTCATATTTTCATGAAGACAGATCATGTTTCTCAAGGTACAGTTGAACTGGAACGTGGTCATACCAGCCGAAAATCTTGACATCAAGGGCTTGATGTTACAGAAGGCGATACTGGTTCGTTTATTGGACGATTTCTCAGTCAAAAAAGCAACCAAAGACTATGGATACCTTCTTGCAGTGACCACATTGGACAAAATTGGAGAAGGTAAAGTAAGGGAACACTCGGGTGACGTGCTATTTCCAGTCAGCTTTACTTGCTTGAGCTTCAAGGTCTTTCGGGGGGAAGTTGTGGAAGGAGTTGTTCACAAAATTTTAAAGCATGGGGTTTTTATGAGATGTGGGCCCATTGAGAACCTTTATCTATCTAACCAGAAAATGAGTGATTACAAGTTTCAGCAAGCGGAAAGTTCTTGTTTTCTTAATGGAAAGACGGGGTCGAGAATCGAGAAGGATGTGACTGTGAGGTGTGTTGTGATTGGGGTCAAGTATATGGAGGCTCAGAAGGAGTTTCAGGCTGTTGTTGGGTTAGAAGGAGATCACTTGGGCCCGGTTTAGTAGTTAAGGTAAATCTGGTCTCTTATTTCAAATTTTGTTTGTTGGAGTTTTTGTGCATTTGGTCTGACTAGCTCATAAATTTAAGCAAAAGGTCGTTTTTATTTCATTTTGACATAGCAAACCTTCCATAT comes from Rutidosis leptorrhynchoides isolate AG116_Rl617_1_P2 chromosome 4, CSIRO_AGI_Rlap_v1, whole genome shotgun sequence and encodes:
- the LOC139840351 gene encoding DNA-directed RNA polymerase V subunit 7-like, whose amino-acid sequence is MFLKVQLNWNVVIPAENLDIKGLMLQKAILVRLLDDFSVKKATKDYGYLLAVTTLDKIGEGKVREHSGDVLFPVSFTCLSFKVFRGEVVEGVVHKILKHGVFMRCGPIENLYLSNQKMSDYKFQQAESSCFLNGKTGSRIEKDVTVRCVVIGVKYMEAQKEFQAVVGLEGDHLGPV
- the LOC139844588 gene encoding DNA-directed RNA polymerase IV subunit 7-like codes for the protein MLHDIECLQHVIIPTKDLDANGMVPTRSVVTNLLKQLSMYKAIEEFGYFLGVTKLKTIDNGRKLDSTKYIDFLVAFNCRTLLPVEGEVMIGVVHTISRFGVFLKSGPMNIVYLAPRKMPNYYFVDEGKPLFMSNDLSRIEKGVLIRFVVFATKWIQRTRDVRVLASIDGESLGPVATAGLDGFEL